The Fimbriimonadaceae bacterium nucleotide sequence CGCAAGATTTTGTCCGGATCGACCAAGCCGGTGACGCTCATGCCGAACTTCGGCATCGGGTCGTCGATGGTGTGCCCGCCCACGACGACGGCGCCCGCTTCCACCGTCTTGTCGTGCATCCCCAGCAGCACTTGCGCCCAGACCTCGGGCGGCGCGGCGGTCGGATCGAAGCAGGCGATGTTCATCACCGTGATCGGGCGGCCCCCCATGGCGTAAACGTCGCTCAGGGCGTTCGCGGCCGCGATCTGGCCGTAGGAGTAGGGATCGTCGACGATCGGTGTGAAGAAGTCCATCGTCTGCACCAGGGCCGTACGGCGGTGCCCCTCCTTCTCCCCGGGGTGTGAACCAGCTCCCCCAAACAAAGGGGAGGCTCCGGAAGGCACCAGAAAGACGCCCGCGTCGTCGGACGTTTCAAAGCCGACGAGCAGGTCGGGGTTCGCAGACCGCGGCAAACGGCCGAGGACCTCGGCCAACTGGGCTGGGCCCAGCTTGCTCGCTCAACCCGCGCAGGCGACCAGGTGCGTCAAACGCATGCGGGCTAGGTTAGCAGGTCTGGGCGGCCGGCCTTTGCCTTATGGTTCGGTCGTCAACTCCCGGCTTTCCACTTCCGTGCCCGCGACACCGACCATGTGCGTCCCATTGCGGTCGAGCCACTCGAGGAGTTGCCCGATGCTGCCCCGCGCCAGGCCGATGCACGTGTCCGCCGCGCCATAGTAGAGGTTCACGGTGTCGCCGTCGTCGCCCACCGTGTAGCCACACGGGAACACCACGTAGGGCACGTCGCCTTCGATCTCATAGCGCTCGACCGGCGCCATCATCCAGGTTTCGCCGCGCAAGAGGCACACCTCCGGCCGCTCCAGATCGAAGAGGGCCAGCCCGAGACGATAGATCGCCCCGGACGCGTGGCGTCGCACGCCGTGGTACATCACGATCCAGCCGCGCGGGGTCTCGATCGGCGGCGGCGATAGCCCGATCTTGTTCGCGTCCCACCAGGCGCCAAGGCGGGCGGGAAGCATCTGGCGGTGGCCGCCCCAGTTCCGCAGGTCGGGCGACTGCGAGATCCACATGTGCGAGCCCTGCTCGGTGGTCGGCCGGTGGATCAGGACGAACTGGTCGTCGAACAGGCGCGGCAGGAGGGCCGCGTCCTTGTCGTCCGGCTGCATCACGAGGCCCAGCCGCTCAAACGTCTTGAAGTCTTCGGTCGTGGCCAGCGCGACCCCCGGGCCTGTCTTGCTGTACGCGGTGTAGGCGATGACATACTTTCCGAGGTCGGGGACGAACGTGATGCGCGGGTCCTCGATCCCCCAAAGCTCTTCGGCATGGTTGGCCGGGTCTGGGGCGAAGGTCGGGGAAGGGTCGATCTGCCAGTCCGTCACCCCATCGGCCGACCGGGCGGCGGTCAGGTGCGAGATCCCTCGCCGGTCCTCGCATCGGCACAGGAGCAGGGTCGTTCCGTCCTGGAGCCGCGTGGCCCCCGGGTTGAAGACCGAATGAATGGGGTAAGGCCAATCGGAGGCCTTAAGAATCGGGTTCTGCGGTTCACGGACGAACAGCTGTTCATACCCATCGTGCATAGCGTAATGTTCGAGCTGGCTGGAGACAGGCACGGGCACACTGGTTGGAAACGTATTCCTGTGGACCCCGGCTGACCTTTTGCTCAGGCCGAACATACCTGCCGGTTTTTCGGCTTTGCCCGAGGGGGCCCCTAAATTCCCGGCAGACTCTTACAGAAACTTTATGGGCCCTGCCTGACCTCTTTGCCAGGTTCTCACACAAGCGGGCGTAGAGCTAGGTATGCGGGGAGATCGGTTGTGAAATACCCCCGGGATGACTCATGACTGTCACTTTACTTGGTAACCATCCGCCTCGGCGCTGCGGAATTGCCACATTTACAGCAGACCTCGCTGATGCTTTGGAAGGAAAAGGGTGCGACGTTGCGGTAATCGCAATGGACGATGGCAAAGAAAACCCGACCTATCCGTCGCGGGTCGGATTGACCATTGATAAGTGCGATCCCTATTCGCACGTCATGGCCGCAGACTTTATCAATCAGCGTGGGGGCACGCTTTGCGTGCAACACGAGCACGGGATCTTTGGCGGGCCCGACGGTAGTGATCTCCTCCACCTTCTCCGCGGTGTCCAAGTTCCGGTCGTGACGACCCTTCACACGATCCTTTCTAGTCCCACCCAAGGGCAAAGGGACACAGTGCGGGCCATCGCCGACCTTTCGAGCCGCTTAGTCGTCATGAATCCGATAGCGGTTAAACTCTTACAGCGGGCTTATGGCATTGACTCTAGCAAAGTGTGCGTGATCGAGCACGGCGTGCACGAACCGCTTTCTCTCACCCGCGAGGAGGCCAAAGACCAGTTGGGTTGGATCGGGCGAAACATCCTCACATTTGGGCTGCTATCTCCGGGAAAGGGCATCGAGGCCATGGTCCGCGCGATGCCGGAGGTGTTAAAGTTTGCTCCAGAAGCCCGGTACGTGGTCGTCGGGCAGACACACCCCCACGTTAAGCGACAAAGTGGCGAGGCTTATCGAGCAAGCCTTGAGTCCCTCATCGAAGAATTAGGGATTTGCGGGAGCGTGGAGTTCGTCGACCGGTTCGTCGATCTCGAAGAGCTTTTGGTCATGCTTCATGCCTGCGAGGTGTACGTGACTCCTTATCTGAACAGGGAGCAGATTACTTCGGGGACCTTGGCTTATGCGGTAGGTTCCGGCCGCGCCGTCGTCTCCACTGAGTACTGGCACGCGCAAGAGTTGCTCGGCGACGGCACCGGCCTTCTTGTGCCGCCGTCGGATCCCGCTGCGCTCGGCGAGGCGGTCGGCCGTTTGCTCGCCGACGAAGGGTTTAGAAAGGGAGTAGAGGCCCGCGCGACGCAAAAGGCGCAGACCATGACTTGGAAACAAGTCGGCGCGGAGTACACGCGCACTTTCGGACAGTGTCTCCGCGAATACGTGCCTTCTCGAGAGGCGACCCTTGCCCGCTCCTTCGACGGGGAAGTTCCTAACCTTTTCCATTTGCAGGCGCTGACCGACGACACCGGAATCCTGCAACATGCGAACTACGACATTCCGAACCGTCGTGAGGGGTATTGCACAGACGACAACGCCCGCGCCCTCTCCCTGGTCTTAGAACTCGGTAACGTCTATGGGTGGGATCCTAACCTGGTTCGATTAGAGGCCGTCTACGCCAGCTTTCTTGAATACGCCTATAACGAGAAATGCGGAAAGTTCCGAAATTTCATGGATTTCCGACGCCATTGGCTGGAGGATGAGGGGAGCGAAGAAAGCCAGGGCAGGGCCTTCGCAGCCCTCGGGCGGTTAGCCCGCTACGGTTCAAATATCGGCCGCAAGACCCTCGGCGAGAGCCTGTTCCGTCAAGCGCTGCCGAGCATCAAGGAGATGCGTTACGTCCGCTCCCGGGCGAACGCGCTCATAGGTCTCGTAGACCTTACGACGGAAGTTTGGCGCGAAGAGTACGCGCACCTTGCGGGCCAACTGGCGCAGGAGATTCTCGCGCAGTGTCGCGATGAAGAAGGATGGAAGTGGCCTGAAGAGTCTATGACTTATGACAACGGCCGGTTTGCCGAAGCGCTTATCGCATATGGCTACGAGTTCCAAAACGTTAAAAGTCTGAGCCAAGGCCTAGAGATCCTAGAGCATGTCACGGCTGTGCACACGGGCCCCGGCGGAGTCTTCCTTCCGATCGGGTGCCACGGGTTTCATCCGGGCGGGGGCCCCCGCGCGGTCTTCGACCAACAGCCGATCGAGGCGATGTCCATCGTACTGGCTTGTGCCCGTGCATTCGAAGCGACCGGGCGGCGCAAATGGATCCGCGAGGCGGAGCGCGCCTACCGATGGTTCGAGGGCGAAAACGCCGTCGGCGTCCCGGTCATCCCACCGGACGGGACCGGCGCTTACGATGGTCTCGCCCCCGATGGGCCCAGCTTGAACCGGGGCGCGGAATCGACGATCGCTTACTTGACGTCGCGCGTTGTCTACGAGGGCCTCATCCAGCGGGTCGCGCCTTGGGAAGCCGTGACCGTCTGTTAGTCCTGCCGAACCATAGCCGCGACAAACGGCTTTATGGATAAGAAATGGCAGTGCACGGCATCCACCACGTTACGGCGATGTGCGGCGATTCCCAGCGGAACGTCGACTTCTACGCGGGCGTCCTGGGCCTCAGGATGGTCAAGGTGACGGTCAACTTCGACGACCCAGGAACGTACCACCTCTACTATGGGGACGCGACCGGGTCGCCGGGCAGCGCGATGACCTTCTTCCCCTGGCCCGACGCCTATCGCGGCCGGCACGGCACGGGGCAAGTCGGCCGCACAGCGTTCTCGGTGCCGGTCGGGGCTCTCGCCTATTGGCGTGGACGCCTCGCTGAGAACGGCGTTGAGTTCACTGAGGCGACCCGTTTCGGAGAGGCGCGACTCAACTTCGTCGACCCAGACGGCTTGAACCTGGCCCTGGTCGAGGCGGTAGACGATCGCAATGCGTGGGACCAATCGGACGTGCCACTTGAAGCGGCGATTCGCGGGTTCCACTCGACAGAGCTCTGGCTGGAAGCTTGCGAGCAGACCGAGAGGCTGATGGACGAGCAGCTGGGCTTCCGGTTCCTTGCGGAAGAGGGAAACGTCCGACGGCTGGCGAGCGCGGACGGGCCGGGCGGCTTTATCGAACTCGTCTGCCTGCCGAACCAAGGGCGGGGGCGCGACGGGGTCGGCACGGTGCACCATATCGCCTATCGCGTGCCAGACGACGCGGCGCAAGTCGAACTGCTTGGCTCCTTGCGGTCGAGCGGACAGAACGTGACCCCGGTCCAGGAGAGAAAGTACTTCCGCAGCATCTATTTCCGGGAGCCGGGCGGCGTGCTCTTCGAGGTTGCTACGGACACCCCTGGGTTCGCGGTGGACGAGCCGGTCGAGCACCTCGGCGAGACGTTGGTCCTGCCGGAATGGCTCGAAGAGTATCGGCCGCAAATCGTCCGAAGGTTGCCGAAGATCACGACGCCCGCCGGCGTCACCGTGCCCTAGACGCAGAAATGGTGGCCGAAAGCAAGAACCGGCAGGAGGAGAAAGCCCGGGCGCGCGCCGTCCACGATTTCAAGGTAAACCTTAAGGCGGAGTTGGAGGTCCGCCTCTTGCACGACAAACTCGATTATCTTGTCGTCTCTCAAATGAAGCGGCTGTTAGAATTCCAGCAAATCGAAATCGACATGCTAAGAGACCTCATGAACAAGGCGTCCAAGCCTTGAGCGCCTTCGAGCACTTTTCCCGGCCCTCGGAGAACGGGTGGACCGTTCTGTCCTTGCACGGGACGGGCGGCGACGAACGCCAGATGCTGCCGATCGTGGAGCGGGTCGCGCCGAAATGGGGCGTGCTGAGCCCGCGCGGCAAGTCCACCGACGAGCCTGGCTTGCGTTGGTTCCGGCGCTTCGCCGAAGGGAAATTCGACCTCCCGGACCTGAAGGAGAAAGTCGGCGAGCTTGCCGATTGGGTCGAGTCGCTCGAGATTCCGAATCTTGTGGCGGTGGGGTACTCAAACGGCGCGAGTGTCGCGGCCGCCCTCATGTTCCTGCGTCCGCGGTTGCTCAGGGGCGCGGCGATGCTTCGGCCGAGCGTCCCCTTCATCCCCGAAGAGCGCCTGTGCCTGGGCGAGGCCCACGCCTGGCTCGGGGGCGGACGGTTCGACGACATCGTCGACCCGCACCAAACCGAGCAGCTCGGCTCGATGCTGCTCGAGTACGGCGCCTCCGTCGAGGTCGCTTGGGCGGAAACCGGCCATGGGCTGGACGAGTCCGACATGACGAGCCTATCTGCCTGGATGGCCCGGCTCTCGGCTGGTTAGGCTTCTTCCGTTTCTGGCCGCACGACGTTCTTTTGTAGTAACGGACTGTGCGGTGGATCACGACAATCAGCGTGCCTTGGTGGGAGCACGTCCTGCACGGGACGGTCATTTACCTTGGGCTCTTGATCGTTTTCCGGTTCATCTCCAAGCGGGAATCGGGCAGTGTGGGGCGTTCCGACATTCTGCTCATGGTGCTCGTGGCGGAGAGCGTCAGCGACCCGCTGCAAGGCGAGTCGAAGACGGCGGCGGACGGCTTGATCCTGGCGTCGACTATCGTCGGCTGGGCCACCTTGCTCGACTACCTTTCGTACCGTTTCAAATTCGTGCGGCGGCTCGTCCAGTCTCCGCCCACGTTGCTCGTGCAGGATGGCAAGCCCTTGGGACGGAACTTACGAAGGGAGTTCATCTCGCCGGAGGAACTGGAGAGCCAGTTGCGCCTGCAAGGCATCGATGACATCGCGAAGGTCAAGCGCGCTTACATGGAGTCGAACGGGGAAGTGAGCGTGGTCCCCGTGCGGTGACCAACCGTGGTGGCTCGCCTTGGCAGGGGAACCCGCCCTCTTGCGGGTCTAACACGCGTCCGGCAGACAGCTCACGCCTTCCCGAAGCGCCGCTTCCACTCGTCAAGCTTCAACAAGGCCTCGACGGGAGTCAGCTTCGTCACGTCGAGCTCGACTAGCGCTTTGACGATCTCCGGCTGTCCGGCTTCGAAGAGGGTGAGTTGTACGGACTTGGTCGAGGCGCGCATCGCTTCCACCGGCCGTTCGCTTTCGTCCAGTTGGTCCAAGACTTCGCGCGCCCGCGAGAGGACGGAGGGCGGCACACCCGCCATGCGCGCGACCTGGATGCCGTACGACTTGTCCGCCCCGCCGGGCACCACCTTGTGCGTCCAGACCACCCGGTCTCCGATCTCTTCCACGTCGACCCGGCAATTGAAGACCCCTTCGATCTGGTCGGCGAGCGCGTTCAGCTGGTGGTAGTGGGTGGCGAAGAGGGTCTTGGCGCCGATGCCGGCCAGGTGCTCAACCATGGCCCAGGCGATCGCGAGGCCGTCGAAGGTGGCGGTGCCGCGGCCCACCTCGTCCAGAACGACGAGCGACCGCTCGGTCGCGTTATTGAGGATGTTCGCGCTTTCGACCATCTCGACCATAAAGGTCGATTGGCCGAGGGCAAGCTCGTCCTTCGCCCCGACGCGCGTAAAGATGCGGTCGCAGAGCCCCATGCGGCACGAGCGGGCCGGCACGAACGAGCCCATCTGGGCCATCAGCACGGTGAGCGCGGTCTGCCGCAGGTAGGTGCTCTTGCCGCTCATGTTCGGCCCGGTGAGCACCATCGCGCGGCGAGATGCCCCCACGACAAGGTCGTTCGGCACGAAAAGGCCGTTCGTCTCGACGACGGGGTGCCGCGCCCCTTCGACCTCCAGCACGTCTTCGTCGACGATCTCGGGCCGGACGTAGGCGCGGACTACGGCCGCCTCCGCCAAGGACGCGAGGGCGTCGAGCTCGGCGATCGCCCGGGCGGTTCCCAAGAGGGCGGCGGCGTGGTTCGCCACGGTCTGGCGCAACCGGTGGAAGAGGTCGGCCTCCAGGGCGAGCGCCTTTTCCTCCGCGCCCAGCACCGCGCTCTCGTGGTCCTTCAGCTCGGCCGTGATGTAGCGCTCTGCGTTCGCCGTCGTCTGCTTGCGGATGTAGTTCTCCGGGACGCGGTCGGCATGGGCTTTCGGCACTTCGAGGTAGTAGCCGAAGACCGAGTTGTAACCGACCTTCAGCTTCTCGATGCCGGTGGCGGCGCGCTCGGTGGCTTCGAGCGAGGCGATGTAGCCCTTGCCGTCCCGGCTCAGCTCCCGCAGCTTGTCAAGTTCCAGGTCGCAGCCCGGCCTCAGGATGCCGCCGTCGCGCACGGTGGGCGGAGGATCCTCCACCAGCGCGAGGCGGAGTTGGTGGGCGAGGTCGCGGTGGTCGCCCACCCGCTCGCGGATGCTGTAAAGCCCGGCCAGCGCGACTTTGCGCAGGGCCTCGTCGAGTTCAGGCAGGGCGAGCAGCGAGTTTCGGAGGGCGCCGAGGTCGCGGGGACTGGCGACCCCGGTGGCCGCGCGCGCGACCAGCCGCTCGATATCCGACACCTTCTTCATGGCGTCGCGCAGGTCGCCCCTGGTCAGGGAGTGGTCGGCCAGCCGCCCCACCGACTCGTGCCGTTCGCGGATCGCTTCGGGATCCAGCAAAGGCTGCTCCACCCAGCGTCGCAAGAGGCGCGAGCCCATCCCCGTGACGGTGTGGTCCAGCACGGACAAGAGCGTATGGCGGCGGGAACCGTCGCTGAGGTTCTGCGAGAGCTCGAGCGACCGACGCGTCGTCGGGTCGAGCTGCATAAAGCCGTCGACCGAGTAGGTCGAGAGGGTCTCCACGTGGCCGAGGGAAAGGCCGCTCGCCCGGGCGTAGTCCAGCACCATCGAAGCGGCGACGACCGCGCTCGGCTTGCCCTCGATCCCGAACCCGGCCAGGTTGCCGACGTCGAAGTGCTTTAGAAGGGTGCGTTCGGCGCGGTTCCCGTCCGGCTTCTCGCCGGGCGTGACGGTGAGGCCGAGCCCGG carries:
- a CDS encoding glycosyltransferase; the encoded protein is MEGKGCDVAVIAMDDGKENPTYPSRVGLTIDKCDPYSHVMAADFINQRGGTLCVQHEHGIFGGPDGSDLLHLLRGVQVPVVTTLHTILSSPTQGQRDTVRAIADLSSRLVVMNPIAVKLLQRAYGIDSSKVCVIEHGVHEPLSLTREEAKDQLGWIGRNILTFGLLSPGKGIEAMVRAMPEVLKFAPEARYVVVGQTHPHVKRQSGEAYRASLESLIEELGICGSVEFVDRFVDLEELLVMLHACEVYVTPYLNREQITSGTLAYAVGSGRAVVSTEYWHAQELLGDGTGLLVPPSDPAALGEAVGRLLADEGFRKGVEARATQKAQTMTWKQVGAEYTRTFGQCLREYVPSREATLARSFDGEVPNLFHLQALTDDTGILQHANYDIPNRREGYCTDDNARALSLVLELGNVYGWDPNLVRLEAVYASFLEYAYNEKCGKFRNFMDFRRHWLEDEGSEESQGRAFAALGRLARYGSNIGRKTLGESLFRQALPSIKEMRYVRSRANALIGLVDLTTEVWREEYAHLAGQLAQEILAQCRDEEGWKWPEESMTYDNGRFAEALIAYGYEFQNVKSLSQGLEILEHVTAVHTGPGGVFLPIGCHGFHPGGGPRAVFDQQPIEAMSIVLACARAFEATGRRKWIREAERAYRWFEGENAVGVPVIPPDGTGAYDGLAPDGPSLNRGAESTIAYLTSRVVYEGLIQRVAPWEAVTVC
- a CDS encoding ring-cleaving dioxygenase — encoded protein: MAVHGIHHVTAMCGDSQRNVDFYAGVLGLRMVKVTVNFDDPGTYHLYYGDATGSPGSAMTFFPWPDAYRGRHGTGQVGRTAFSVPVGALAYWRGRLAENGVEFTEATRFGEARLNFVDPDGLNLALVEAVDDRNAWDQSDVPLEAAIRGFHSTELWLEACEQTERLMDEQLGFRFLAEEGNVRRLASADGPGGFIELVCLPNQGRGRDGVGTVHHIAYRVPDDAAQVELLGSLRSSGQNVTPVQERKYFRSIYFREPGGVLFEVATDTPGFAVDEPVEHLGETLVLPEWLEEYRPQIVRRLPKITTPAGVTVP
- a CDS encoding DUF1003 domain-containing protein translates to MAESKNRQEEKARARAVHDFKVNLKAELEVRLLHDKLDYLVVSQMKRLLEFQQIEIDMLRDLMNKASKP
- a CDS encoding DUF421 domain-containing protein; protein product: MRWITTISVPWWEHVLHGTVIYLGLLIVFRFISKRESGSVGRSDILLMVLVAESVSDPLQGESKTAADGLILASTIVGWATLLDYLSYRFKFVRRLVQSPPTLLVQDGKPLGRNLRREFISPEELESQLRLQGIDDIAKVKRAYMESNGEVSVVPVR
- the mutS gene encoding DNA mismatch repair protein MutS; protein product: MQPRTPMMRQYCEAKAAHPGALVAMRVGDFYEFYGDDAEVAASCLQITLTGREDGPGNRIAMAGVPYHSVEKYLARLVGAGHKVALCDQLEDPRKAKGLVRRGVTRVLSAGTVLEESMLPDRANNFLAAVCVVDGRAGLATLDPSTGEFLVTEVEGDRLGERLLQELARLRPAELLAPAGAEEEERIGELASAGLGLTVTPGEKPDGNRAERTLLKHFDVGNLAGFGIEGKPSAVVAASMVLDYARASGLSLGHVETLSTYSVDGFMQLDPTTRRSLELSQNLSDGSRRHTLLSVLDHTVTGMGSRLLRRWVEQPLLDPEAIRERHESVGRLADHSLTRGDLRDAMKKVSDIERLVARAATGVASPRDLGALRNSLLALPELDEALRKVALAGLYSIRERVGDHRDLAHQLRLALVEDPPPTVRDGGILRPGCDLELDKLRELSRDGKGYIASLEATERAATGIEKLKVGYNSVFGYYLEVPKAHADRVPENYIRKQTTANAERYITAELKDHESAVLGAEEKALALEADLFHRLRQTVANHAAALLGTARAIAELDALASLAEAAVVRAYVRPEIVDEDVLEVEGARHPVVETNGLFVPNDLVVGASRRAMVLTGPNMSGKSTYLRQTALTVLMAQMGSFVPARSCRMGLCDRIFTRVGAKDELALGQSTFMVEMVESANILNNATERSLVVLDEVGRGTATFDGLAIAWAMVEHLAGIGAKTLFATHYHQLNALADQIEGVFNCRVDVEEIGDRVVWTHKVVPGGADKSYGIQVARMAGVPPSVLSRAREVLDQLDESERPVEAMRASTKSVQLTLFEAGQPEIVKALVELDVTKLTPVEALLKLDEWKRRFGKA